In one window of Candidatus Babeliales bacterium DNA:
- a CDS encoding ankyrin repeat domain-containing protein, giving the protein MKSFIKILNISIICISSVFAMEDPLRTSGIQQEKFVNQAIQLIFQASKNGDISTINLLDQQSKKWQKKGILTTPLIKIFDPLGTSPLHVAVYHGQIKAIKKLLELGADPNEYDKFKPTVLHAACANEETYEDTVYAIVKFFLNKNVNPSHTTLQFFRENNSEQPITALNFALKNKFYKVVGLLQKAIHAKAEKELISFYKSNNENKQKEEIFDYKPEFIKDTDTLKKLIEMAQNIKPTDIQVIQENDVVKISKKTVADLVKYILINGGQIKKMEVFSPLFDIHLLLYLVDRKENDIKINGPIYNAYQECYGIGTSLEKIKSIYE; this is encoded by the coding sequence ATGAAAAGTTTTATAAAAATACTAAATATATCAATAATTTGTATATCATCCGTTTTTGCGATGGAGGATCCGCTCAGAACAAGTGGTATTCAACAAGAAAAATTCGTTAATCAGGCAATACAACTTATATTTCAAGCAAGTAAGAACGGAGACATTTCAACTATTAATCTCCTTGATCAGCAAAGTAAAAAATGGCAAAAAAAAGGAATTTTAACAACACCTTTGATTAAAATTTTTGATCCGCTTGGCACCTCTCCACTGCATGTTGCCGTTTATCATGGCCAGATTAAAGCAATAAAAAAACTATTAGAACTTGGCGCTGATCCAAATGAATATGATAAGTTTAAACCCACTGTTTTACATGCTGCCTGTGCTAATGAAGAAACTTATGAAGATACTGTTTATGCCATAGTAAAATTTTTCTTAAACAAAAATGTTAATCCTTCCCACACAACCTTACAGTTTTTTCGTGAAAATAATTCTGAACAACCAATAACTGCTCTGAACTTTGCGCTAAAAAACAAATTTTATAAAGTAGTAGGATTATTGCAAAAAGCCATTCATGCTAAGGCGGAAAAAGAATTAATCTCTTTTTATAAGTCAAATAATGAAAACAAACAAAAAGAAGAAATTTTTGACTATAAACCTGAATTTATTAAAGATACTGATACTTTAAAAAAATTAATAGAAATGGCTCAAAATATAAAGCCAACGGATATACAAGTTATTCAAGAAAATGATGTAGTAAAAATTTCTAAAAAAACAGTTGCTGATCTTGTTAAGTATATATTAATTAATGGAGGGCAAATAAAAAAAATGGAAGTTTTTTCACCTCTTTTCGACATTCATTTGCTCTTATATTTAGTTGATAGAAAAGAAAATGATATAAAAATTAATGGCCCAATTTATAATGCGTATCAAGAATGTTATGGCATTGGCACTTCTCTAGAAAAAATTAAGTCTATTTATGAATAG
- a CDS encoding glycosyltransferase yields the protein MKNKTNSFLCLIAVSTSFFNCTRSETTADFDLTVAGLICFADGIGRQTIGIIDCLKNDLKINFLNTRNNQMNLQDIAEDTQKIITNQQHGYSNVVILEDVLTNGNPIEELRENYYTLLPESTIKFAYTMFEATTIPDSWPIILNNHFDAAIVPDENLVDVYKNAGVIIPIFVLPLGIYIEDFLAKPQKKSLPNNPFVFGFSGSFAERKNQMVLLESFIYAFGNRADIQLKIHGRSGSEIAQQLKYRVQQLAITNVEIIEECFSWKKYVAFMESIDCYVSLSKGEGFSITPREALALGIPCILSNNTAHKTICNTDLVYAVDCPIVQPAFYSHLNQSIGFDFNCTINDAAQAFIDVYENYKIYLEKAARGKKWVKRYLYNKLRPYYLSLIKPKKVIFGTENYITKDCLITSCRELYQKYKRFLPLKKGIA from the coding sequence ATGAAAAATAAAACGAACAGTTTTTTATGTTTAATAGCCGTTTCAACTTCTTTTTTTAATTGTACCCGTTCTGAAACTACGGCAGATTTTGATTTAACTGTGGCTGGTTTAATTTGCTTTGCTGATGGCATTGGTAGACAAACTATTGGTATTATTGATTGTTTAAAAAATGATCTAAAAATTAATTTTTTAAACACAAGAAATAATCAAATGAATCTGCAAGATATTGCAGAAGATACACAAAAAATTATTACTAATCAGCAGCACGGCTATAGCAATGTAGTTATTTTAGAAGATGTATTAACTAATGGTAATCCAATTGAAGAATTACGAGAAAATTATTATACATTATTGCCTGAATCTACTATAAAATTCGCTTACACTATGTTTGAAGCTACTACTATTCCGGATAGTTGGCCCATTATCTTAAATAATCATTTTGACGCAGCAATCGTCCCTGATGAAAACTTAGTAGATGTCTATAAAAATGCTGGCGTTATTATTCCTATATTTGTTTTGCCACTGGGTATTTATATCGAAGATTTTTTAGCAAAACCACAAAAAAAATCTTTACCCAATAATCCTTTTGTATTTGGCTTTAGTGGTTCCTTTGCTGAACGTAAAAATCAAATGGTATTGCTTGAAAGCTTTATATATGCATTTGGCAATCGTGCTGATATACAATTAAAAATTCATGGCAGAAGTGGTAGTGAAATCGCACAACAATTAAAATACCGTGTTCAGCAATTAGCAATTACGAATGTAGAAATTATTGAAGAATGTTTTAGCTGGAAAAAATATGTTGCATTTATGGAAAGTATAGATTGTTATGTTTCACTTTCTAAAGGAGAAGGATTTTCAATTACACCTCGTGAAGCATTAGCGCTTGGCATTCCATGCATACTTTCAAATAATACTGCCCACAAAACAATTTGCAACACAGATTTAGTATATGCGGTGGATTGCCCAATTGTTCAACCTGCTTTTTATTCTCATTTAAATCAATCAATTGGCTTTGATTTTAATTGTACTATTAATGATGCTGCACAAGCTTTTATTGATGTATACGAAAATTATAAAATATATCTAGAGAAAGCTGCTCGAGGAAAAAAATGGGTTAAACGATATCTTTATAATAAATTACGTCCTTATTATCTTTCATTAATAAAACCTAAAAAAGTAATTTTTGGCACTGAAAATTATATTACAAAAGATTGTTTAATTACCTCTTGCCGAGAACTTTATCAAAAATATAAAAGGTTTTTACCTCTAAAAAAAGGTATAGCATGA
- a CDS encoding glycosyltransferase family 4 protein, producing the protein MKLNFFIFLFFVFNQILPAPYLTVVGPICFPDGIGRQSISIMECLKNDIEINFMSSRNTINIEDVPSSIKSIIKNPSHVFGQIMIFEDTLDYFPSVLEHTPSSIKIAYTMYEKTQLPSEWVEILNSYFDAAIVPDEFLVDVYKNSGVIIPIFVLPLSLYLEPFLEIPAKTQANFPFIFGTSGMLSDRKNQLLLLEAFEKTFGNSPDVKLKIHGRSGFEYAKRLKERIDQLKLTNVELIDRTFTWIEYIEFMASLDCFVSVSRGEGFSIPPREALALGIPCIISDNTGHQTLCKTGFVKAIPSYKLENVSINKDYSSSSFRNNYYQLHEPYEFECSLNSVCLALKDTFFNFVHYLKEAIIGRKWASQFVHDELKEKYLTLIKPKKVILGLSNKITNGSLITDSKTLYEKYLQVINVQSP; encoded by the coding sequence ATGAAGTTAAATTTTTTTATTTTTTTATTTTTTGTTTTTAATCAAATACTGCCTGCTCCATATTTAACTGTCGTGGGGCCTATTTGCTTTCCTGATGGCATTGGCAGGCAATCAATAAGTATTATGGAATGCTTAAAAAATGATATCGAAATTAATTTTATGTCTTCCCGCAATACTATAAATATTGAAGATGTACCAAGTTCCATAAAATCAATTATAAAAAATCCTTCTCACGTTTTTGGTCAAATAATGATTTTTGAAGACACTCTTGATTATTTTCCCAGTGTACTGGAACATACTCCAAGTTCTATAAAAATTGCTTATACAATGTATGAGAAAACACAATTACCGTCAGAATGGGTTGAAATCCTTAATTCTTATTTTGACGCCGCAATAGTACCAGATGAATTTTTAGTTGATGTATACAAAAATTCAGGAGTTATTATTCCTATTTTTGTACTTCCACTCAGTCTTTATTTGGAACCATTTTTGGAAATTCCTGCAAAAACACAGGCGAACTTTCCTTTTATTTTCGGTACAAGTGGCATGCTTTCAGACCGTAAAAATCAATTACTTCTACTAGAAGCTTTTGAAAAAACATTTGGTAATTCTCCTGATGTAAAATTGAAAATTCATGGACGAAGTGGATTTGAATATGCCAAACGATTAAAAGAGCGTATTGATCAATTAAAATTAACTAACGTAGAATTAATTGATAGAACCTTCACTTGGATTGAATATATAGAATTTATGGCATCATTAGATTGCTTTGTTTCAGTTTCTCGTGGTGAAGGGTTTTCAATCCCTCCACGGGAAGCGCTTGCACTCGGCATTCCTTGCATTATCAGTGATAACACTGGTCATCAAACCTTATGTAAAACTGGTTTTGTAAAAGCCATTCCCTCATATAAACTAGAAAATGTATCAATAAATAAAGATTACTCTTCTAGCTCTTTTAGGAATAATTATTATCAACTCCATGAGCCTTATGAATTCGAATGTTCCTTGAATTCAGTATGCTTGGCATTAAAAGATACTTTTTTTAATTTTGTTCATTATTTAAAAGAAGCAATTATTGGGAGAAAATGGGCATCTCAATTTGTTCATGATGAATTAAAAGAAAAATATTTGACATTAATTAAACCAAAAAAAGTAATTTTAGGCCTATCTAATAAAATTACTAATGGCAGCCTTATTACTGATTCAAAAACCTTATATGAAAAATACTTGCAAGTAATTAATGTACAATCGCCCTGA
- a CDS encoding ankyrin repeat domain-containing protein, which translates to MKPFIKLFSSLIIFIPSIYSMDISKEELKYCMLCVSADGDIEKMNTFCQFGEQWNIKEDLIQFLTNDGSSPIHIAAYKGKIKAVERLLELGAKPNEHIINIHRKQVEKECFSESGPNSLHTACANDKIPENIVYSIVEILLKHGANPCHKTFNLFNQFFEKPVTPVDFAIKNKFYTVAELLQKAIHKKAENEFITFHKPIDELIGSKPGVINDSYTLQKLIKMAQGIEYIPLELIEENNTIKIAKKTLADLVKCIIIHGGQIKKWAICPSLNMQLIDKQENWIHIEGPIYETFKECYGYTILHDQ; encoded by the coding sequence ATGAAGCCTTTTATTAAATTATTTAGTTCATTAATAATTTTTATCCCATCAATTTATTCAATGGATATTAGTAAAGAAGAATTAAAATATTGCATGCTTTGCGTAAGCGCTGATGGCGATATAGAAAAAATGAATACCTTTTGCCAATTCGGCGAACAATGGAATATAAAGGAAGATCTTATTCAATTTCTGACTAACGATGGTTCCTCTCCTATTCACATTGCTGCTTATAAAGGTAAAATTAAAGCAGTAGAAAGACTACTTGAACTTGGAGCAAAACCAAATGAACATATAATAAATATACATCGCAAGCAAGTAGAAAAAGAATGCTTCTCTGAGTCTGGTCCAAATTCATTACATACTGCTTGTGCTAATGATAAAATTCCTGAAAATATTGTATATAGTATTGTAGAAATTTTACTAAAACATGGCGCTAATCCCTGTCATAAAACTTTTAATTTATTTAATCAATTTTTTGAAAAACCAGTAACACCAGTGGATTTTGCTATAAAAAACAAATTTTATACGGTAGCTGAATTATTACAAAAAGCTATCCATAAAAAAGCTGAAAATGAATTTATCACTTTTCATAAACCAATTGACGAGTTAATTGGTTCTAAGCCAGGCGTTATAAATGATAGCTATACTCTCCAAAAGTTAATAAAAATGGCCCAAGGTATAGAATATATACCCCTAGAACTTATTGAAGAAAATAACACCATAAAAATTGCTAAAAAAACACTTGCTGATTTGGTTAAATGTATAATCATACATGGCGGTCAAATAAAAAAATGGGCAATTTGCCCTTCGCTCAATATGCAACTTATTGATAAACAAGAAAACTGGATACATATTGAAGGCCCTATCTATGAAACATTTAAAGAATGTTATGGTTATACTATTCTGCATGATCAATAG